One window of Phycisphaeraceae bacterium genomic DNA carries:
- a CDS encoding alpha-ketoacid dehydrogenase subunit beta — translation MTATPTATFPGQAPNVFDQPLPEYLSEDQLPSRSGDREITFREALREAMTEEMVRDERVFLIGEEVAQYSGAYKVSQGMLEQFGEKRIIDSPISENGFAGLCIAAAMYGLRPIVEFMSWSFSLVAADQILNNAPKMLYMSGGQWGCPMVFRGNDGAGGQLGSTHSWCVEGLYANVPGVKIVIPSCPFDAKGLLKTAIRDPDPVFFLESERMLGDKAHVPAEEYYIEFGRAYKHREGDACTIVSFGRPVNFCLQAADVLESEGIHCDILDMRTIRPLDIDSIIESVKKTNRIVIVDQSWPFASIASEVMAQVCERCFDWLDHQPVRVNTADVPTPYAKNLEYAYLPNPERIADAVRGIVNA, via the coding sequence ATGACTGCAACCCCAACAGCAACATTCCCCGGTCAGGCACCAAATGTCTTCGACCAGCCGCTCCCTGAGTACCTCTCCGAGGACCAGCTTCCTTCGCGTTCCGGCGATCGCGAGATCACCTTCCGCGAAGCGTTGCGGGAAGCAATGACCGAGGAGATGGTTCGCGATGAACGCGTGTTTCTGATCGGCGAGGAGGTCGCGCAGTACTCGGGCGCGTACAAGGTCAGCCAAGGGATGCTTGAGCAGTTCGGCGAGAAGCGCATCATCGATTCGCCCATTTCAGAGAATGGATTTGCTGGACTCTGCATCGCAGCAGCGATGTACGGCTTACGCCCAATCGTCGAGTTCATGTCGTGGTCGTTCAGCCTCGTTGCTGCCGATCAAATTCTCAACAACGCACCAAAGATGCTGTATATGTCAGGCGGGCAATGGGGTTGCCCCATGGTGTTCCGTGGGAACGACGGCGCGGGCGGCCAGCTGGGGTCAACACACTCGTGGTGCGTCGAGGGTTTGTATGCAAACGTGCCCGGCGTGAAGATCGTCATCCCGTCGTGCCCGTTCGATGCCAAGGGCCTTCTCAAGACAGCAATCCGCGATCCCGACCCTGTGTTCTTCCTTGAATCGGAACGCATGCTCGGCGATAAGGCGCACGTGCCAGCTGAAGAGTACTACATCGAGTTCGGGCGCGCGTACAAGCACCGCGAGGGCGACGCATGCACGATCGTGTCGTTCGGGCGCCCGGTGAACTTCTGCCTGCAGGCAGCGGATGTGCTAGAGAGCGAGGGCATCCATTGCGATATCCTCGACATGCGCACGATCAGGCCGCTCGATATCGATTCGATCATCGAGAGCGTGAAGAAGACGAATCGGATTGTGATTGTTGATCAGTCGTGGCCGTTCGCCAGCATCGCCAGCGAGGTGATGGCGCAGGTGTGCGAGCGCTGCTTCGACTGGCTCGATCATCAGCCCGTGCGGGTGAATACAGCAGATGTGCCAACGCCGTACGCAAAGAATCTTGAGTACGCGTATCTGCCGAACCCCGAGCGGATCGCGGACGCGGTGCGAGGTATTGTGAACGCATGA
- a CDS encoding sodium:alanine symporter family protein has translation MAKLIEAFGIIEGLLWHDYVLYTILIVGVLFTIWSGFGQFRALTHGVQVVRGKFDHADDPGAINHFQALSAALSATVGLGNIGGVALAISLGGPGAVFWMWIVGFFGMAIKMTEVSMAMLYRNTDDRENPEGGPMWVAEKGFRELFPGLARFGVFLAGIFVVTLLISTATGGNMYQAWNVAEITHSYFHIDKIVTGVILAVVVGAVIIGGIKRIGNVAGKIVPVMCGMYFVAAVVVIFMNIGQVPALLSMIVSYAFSPGDAAGAFVGGTAGYAFLWGMKRALFSNEAGQGSAPIAHSAARTDEPVREGVVAGLEPFIDTIVVCTLTALVILSSGIWNRTDGEAHLPAGTVMVESEGGWKPSEVVLPARVDESPWNTGEKVFVIAEVPANPENANVPMNADSGNNLVRVGGEVIEDENSVQKVKWEAVKSPHGAPLIQVFDENGVSRAASSEDVVMLFDDYQGATLTAQAFDRGTGMPLGMYLVTVAAWLFAISTMISWSYYGEQGVAYLVGRKFVMLYKIIFCALIVVACTPLLPNDKAVGTLTGFGTGVMLFANIPIMLIFGAVTMKRYHEYMGKLKRGEFHEHAARSIHDLTDGD, from the coding sequence ATGGCAAAGCTGATTGAAGCGTTTGGCATTATCGAGGGGCTTCTATGGCACGATTATGTGCTTTACACCATCCTGATTGTGGGTGTTCTCTTTACGATCTGGTCGGGCTTCGGGCAGTTTCGTGCGCTCACGCACGGTGTGCAGGTTGTTCGTGGCAAGTTTGACCACGCAGATGACCCAGGCGCAATCAATCACTTCCAGGCACTTTCGGCGGCTCTTTCTGCAACGGTTGGTCTTGGAAATATCGGTGGTGTAGCACTTGCTATCAGCCTGGGTGGACCCGGCGCAGTCTTCTGGATGTGGATTGTGGGTTTCTTCGGGATGGCTATCAAGATGACCGAAGTGTCAATGGCGATGCTGTATCGCAACACAGATGATAGGGAGAATCCCGAAGGTGGCCCGATGTGGGTTGCCGAGAAAGGATTCCGTGAGTTGTTCCCAGGGCTTGCGCGTTTCGGTGTGTTCCTTGCGGGCATCTTTGTTGTGACACTTCTGATCTCAACGGCGACTGGTGGCAACATGTACCAGGCATGGAACGTTGCTGAGATCACGCACAGTTATTTCCACATCGACAAGATTGTTACTGGTGTTATTCTGGCTGTAGTTGTTGGTGCAGTCATCATTGGCGGTATCAAGCGCATTGGAAATGTTGCTGGCAAAATCGTGCCGGTGATGTGCGGGATGTACTTCGTTGCTGCGGTTGTGGTGATCTTCATGAACATTGGCCAGGTTCCCGCATTACTCAGCATGATTGTTTCGTACGCATTCAGCCCGGGCGATGCTGCAGGTGCGTTCGTTGGTGGGACAGCAGGTTATGCGTTCCTTTGGGGCATGAAGCGTGCGCTATTCTCAAACGAAGCCGGACAGGGGTCAGCACCGATCGCGCACTCTGCTGCACGAACTGATGAGCCTGTTCGTGAGGGTGTTGTTGCTGGTCTTGAGCCCTTTATTGACACGATTGTTGTCTGCACACTTACTGCTCTTGTGATTCTTTCGAGCGGCATCTGGAATCGCACAGATGGCGAGGCACATCTACCAGCCGGCACAGTCATGGTCGAATCAGAAGGTGGGTGGAAGCCGAGCGAGGTTGTGCTTCCTGCTCGAGTTGATGAGTCACCATGGAACACTGGCGAGAAAGTATTCGTTATCGCCGAAGTTCCTGCAAATCCAGAAAATGCCAATGTACCGATGAACGCCGATTCTGGCAACAACCTGGTGCGTGTTGGTGGTGAAGTGATTGAAGATGAGAACAGCGTCCAGAAAGTGAAATGGGAAGCGGTAAAGTCGCCTCACGGTGCGCCTCTTATTCAGGTATTCGATGAGAACGGTGTGTCCCGTGCAGCGAGTTCTGAAGATGTGGTCATGCTCTTTGATGATTATCAGGGAGCAACACTTACGGCGCAAGCATTTGATCGTGGAACAGGAATGCCGTTAGGTATGTACCTTGTGACAGTTGCAGCGTGGCTGTTTGCCATCTCAACGATGATCTCATGGTCCTATTACGGTGAACAGGGTGTAGCCTACTTGGTTGGTCGAAAGTTTGTTATGCTCTATAAGATCATCTTCTGTGCACTCATTGTTGTGGCTTGTACCCCGCTTCTCCCCAACGACAAGGCGGTTGGCACACTCACAGGATTCGGCACTGGTGTGATGCTCTTTGCAAATATTCCGATCATGCTTATCTTCGGTGCGGTGACAATGAAGCGATACCATGAGTACATGGGCAAGCTCAAGCGTGGCGAGTTCCATGAGCATGCAGCCCGTTCGATACATGATCTGACGGACGGAGATTAA